One Papaver somniferum cultivar HN1 chromosome 10, ASM357369v1, whole genome shotgun sequence genomic window carries:
- the LOC113319578 gene encoding uncharacterized protein LOC113319578 isoform X1, whose protein sequence is MMDSNRDEVVVSRTTNSLMMRVLVFVSFVGFLIIVNEVTVVPSSTSEEPIPVSSSRTTRTSISASSSLGSSNGRHGSKPTATPRVGKRSYMSSERRVPNGPDPIHNSSFEGIVKNFLITEKSLINLMVHGINNINNYVGEQGSPKNHQAELSS, encoded by the exons ATGATGGATAGTAATCGCGATGAAGTAGTAGTTtcaagaacgacgaattcattgATGATGAGAGTTCTTGTGTTTGTGAGCTTTGTTGGGTTTTTGATTATTGTTAATGAGGTTACTGTTGTACCAAGTAGTACTAGTGAAGAACCGATCCCAGTGTCGTCGTCAAGAACAACGAGAACAAGTATATCAGCATCATCATCCTTAGGAAGTAGTAATGGAAGACATGGTAGTAAACCTACTGCTACTCCTCGTGTTGGTAAGAGAAGTTACATGTCGAGCGAAAGAAGAGTTCCTAATGGTCCTGATCCCATTCATAACAG CAGTTTTGAAGGAATCGTCAAGAATTTTTTGATCACTGAGAAATCTTTGATCAATCTTATGGTGCATGGGATTAACAATATTAATAATTACGTTG gAGAGCAAGGAAGTCCAAAGAACCACCAGGCCGAGCTTAGTAGTTAG
- the LOC113319578 gene encoding uncharacterized protein LOC113319578 isoform X2, whose translation MMDSNRDEVVVSRTTNSLMMRVLVFVSFVGFLIIVNEVTVVPSSTSEEPIPVSSSRTTRTSISASSSLGSSNGRHGSKPTATPRVGKRSYMSSERRVPNGPDPIHNSFEGIVKNFLITEKSLINLMVHGINNINNYVGEQGSPKNHQAELSS comes from the exons ATGATGGATAGTAATCGCGATGAAGTAGTAGTTtcaagaacgacgaattcattgATGATGAGAGTTCTTGTGTTTGTGAGCTTTGTTGGGTTTTTGATTATTGTTAATGAGGTTACTGTTGTACCAAGTAGTACTAGTGAAGAACCGATCCCAGTGTCGTCGTCAAGAACAACGAGAACAAGTATATCAGCATCATCATCCTTAGGAAGTAGTAATGGAAGACATGGTAGTAAACCTACTGCTACTCCTCGTGTTGGTAAGAGAAGTTACATGTCGAGCGAAAGAAGAGTTCCTAATGGTCCTGATCCCATTCATAACAG TTTTGAAGGAATCGTCAAGAATTTTTTGATCACTGAGAAATCTTTGATCAATCTTATGGTGCATGGGATTAACAATATTAATAATTACGTTG gAGAGCAAGGAAGTCCAAAGAACCACCAGGCCGAGCTTAGTAGTTAG
- the LOC113319578 gene encoding uncharacterized protein LOC113319578 isoform X3, translating to MMDSNRDEVVVSRTTNSLMMRVLVFVSFVGFLIIVNEVTVVPSSTSEEPIPVSSSRTTRTSISASSSLGSSNGRHGSKPTATPRVGKRSYMSSERRVPNGPDPIHNRRARKSKEPPGRA from the exons ATGATGGATAGTAATCGCGATGAAGTAGTAGTTtcaagaacgacgaattcattgATGATGAGAGTTCTTGTGTTTGTGAGCTTTGTTGGGTTTTTGATTATTGTTAATGAGGTTACTGTTGTACCAAGTAGTACTAGTGAAGAACCGATCCCAGTGTCGTCGTCAAGAACAACGAGAACAAGTATATCAGCATCATCATCCTTAGGAAGTAGTAATGGAAGACATGGTAGTAAACCTACTGCTACTCCTCGTGTTGGTAAGAGAAGTTACATGTCGAGCGAAAGAAGAGTTCCTAATGGTCCTGATCCCATTCATAACAG gAGAGCAAGGAAGTCCAAAGAACCACCAGGCCGAGCTTAG